The nucleotide window GCGACGAGCTGCGCAACCGCCTGCAAGCATTGTCTGGCCCGCATGGTGGTGGTTTCATTTTGCGCACCAATGGCGAAGACGCGTCGGATACCGAATTGGGCGATGACATTGGCTACTTGCGCAAGGCCTGGGCACGCATCAAGGACGCGTCCGTGCGTCTGCCTCCACAAAGCCTGTTGCACCAGGACTTGAGCCTGTTGCAGCGTGTGCTGCGCGATCTGGTGGGCGAGGGCACCCAAACCATCCGCGTAGATTCGCGTGAGCAGTTTGACGCGTTGAAGGCCTTTGGCGCCGAGTTCATGCCGATGGCGGCCGAGAAGCTGCAGCACTACAAGGGTGAGCGGCCGATTTTTGACCTGTACTCCATCGACGAAGAAATTGCCAAGGCATTGGCGCGCCGGGTGGAGCTCAAGTCCGGTGGTTACCTGATCGTCGACCAGACGGAGGCACTGACCACGGTGGACGTGAATACGGGTGGTTTTGTGGGTGCGCGTAATTTTGACGACACCATTTTCAAGACCAACCTGGAAGCCGCGCAGGCGATTGCGCGCCAACTGCGCCTGCGCAACCTGGGCGGCATCATCATCGTGGACTTCATCGACATGGCGCGTGAAGACCACCGCGACGCCGTGTTGGGCGAATTCAAGAAACAACTCGCACGCGACCGCGTAAAAACCATGGCCGGTACCTTCTCGCAACTGGGCCTGGTCGAGATGACGCGCAAGCGCACGCGCGAATCGCTGGCGCACATGCTGTGCGAGCCGTGCGCCGCCTGCGAAGGCAAAGGCATCGTCAAGACCGCGCGCAGCGTGACCTACGACATCTTCCGCGAGATCCTGCGCGAAGCGCGCCAGTTCAACCCGCGCGAGTTCCGCGTAGTGGCATCGCCCAAAGTGATCGAACTATTCCTCGACGAAGAAAGCCAACACCTGGCAGGCCTGTCCGAATTCATCGGCAAACCGGTTTCGCTGCAAAGTGAAGCGGCGATGGGGCAGGAACAGTACGACATTGTGTTGTTGTGATGGTGGCGCGTGACTGAACGTTTGCGGATCGCCGTATTGAGCCGGAACTTTGCCACCACGGGAGGTGGCGCAGAGCGCTATTCGATTGCTCTGGTGGAAGAACTGGCGGCGCGCCATGAGGTGCATGTGTTTGCGCAGACGATTGCGCACGACTTTCCGGGCATAAGCTACCACCGCATTCCCATGCCGCTGCAGCGGCCGCGCTGGATCAACCAGATCTACTTTGCCTGGAAAACTTGGCGTGCCACGCGCACGGGTTTTGACATCGTGCATTCGCATGAAAACACCTGGCATGGCAACGTGCAGACCGTGCATGTATTGCCGATCAAGCACAACCTGCTTGTCGGGCGCGCCGGTTGGCGACGCATGCTGCGGTGGATGAAGGTGATGACCAGCCCACGTTTGTTAACTTATCTGGGGCTGGAAGCAGCACGGTATCGTCCCCGTACCGGGTTGCGCGTGGTGTTGACTTCTCGAACACTCATGGATGTGATGCGGGTGACTTACCCCGAAGCCAGCCCCATGATGCACATTATTGCGCCTGGTGTGAACGAGATAGAAGGGCGCGTATCCCCTAAAGTCCAGGTTAGTGCTCGTCAGGGTCTAGGGTTGCCGTTAGAAGGCCCCTTGTTTCTTTTTGTGGGGAACGATTTTTACAAAAAAGGGCTGCCTACACTGCTCAAAGCAATGGCGCGGCTGCCCACGCAGGTGCACCTAGCGGTAGTAGGGAATTCGGCCCATATGCAAGCGATGCAAGCTTTGTCCACTCCGTTGGATGGGCGCGTGTATTTTTTAGGATCACTGTCTGAAATGGGTGAGGTCTACCGTGCCGCGGATGTGTTGGTGCATCCGACGCAGGAAGACACGTATGCCATGGTAGTGTTGGAGGCCATGGCACATGGCTTGCCGGTGGTGGTCAGCAGCCAAAAGTATTGCGGCATTGCAGCGGAATTGTGTGATGGTTCCGAAGCAATGCTGCTGCAAGATCCGAAGGATTCTGAGGAGCTTGCGAATACCTTGCGCCTGATTCTGAACAACCCTGCGCTCAATCAATCCCTGTCGGAGAATGGATGGGCGTTTGCCCAACGGCAAACATGGGCTTCGGTGGCTAAAGCGTATGAGCGCATTTTTAAAGAGACAATTCCTAGCGGATAAAGGCTTATGGGGCAATCGCACATACCAATATTGATGTACCACCAAACAGAGGAAGCGCCGCCGAAAGGGGCCCCCATGCGTGGTTTGGTGGTTGCACCTGAGACATTGAGGCGTCATATGGGTGCTTTGGCCCGGTTGGGTTATCGGGGCCTATCCATGAGCGGTCTGGAGCCCTATTTGCGTGGTGAAAAGCGGGGGAAAGTGTTTGGCATTACCTTTGACGATGGATATGAAAATAACCTTATCCACGCGCTGCCTGTCTTGACGCACTTTGGGTTTTCGTCCACTTGTTATGTGGTCGCAGGGATGGTGGGACAAACAAATCGCTGGGATGCTGAAAAGGGTATTGCGCAGATTCCTCTGATGGATGCCGAACAACTGCAGTCCTGGGTAAATGCGGGGCAAGAGGTAGGCTCTCACACAGTTTCACATGCCATGCTGGCAACGCTAAACGCGGAACAGCAAGCTGCAGAAATCCAGCAGTCCAAGGTAATGCTGGAGTCCATGGTGCAACAACCTGGAGGGGTACGACATTTTTGCTATCCCTATGGTTCTTTGAACGAAGCTTCTGTCACTGCAGTGCGTACAGCGGGTTATGCAACGGCGACCACAACCGAACGTGGACGTGTAGTGTTGAATGGCGCGCTGGATGTTCTGCGCTTGCCCCGTGTTCTGGTAAGTCGTACAACAGCATGGCCGCAACTGGTATGGAAATGTATGACAGCATATGAGGACGAGCGCAGTTCGAGATACGCAAAATGACGTCTACCCAGCTGCAACACAGAAACATTGCCATTGCGTTTTATGGAATCACACGCTCTCTGAAATACACCGTTGAAAGCATCCGGAAGCAGATTCTTGAACCAGCTCGTCAGGTTGGTAGCGTGCAGGTTTACTGCCACTTTTTCAAGCAATACTCCATCAACAATCCCCGTACCGGTGAGATCGGGGAACTGGACGTCGATGAATGGCAACTTCTTCAACCAGACGTTGCGCAAATTGAGGAGGTGGACACCGAAACGGAAAACCGCTATTTGGTAGATTTGCTACCGTACGGAAATGCTTGGGAAGATGATGGGCAGTCACTGCGCAATATTTTGCGGCAGTTGATTTCCTTGGAGCGCGTGACGCAAATGATCCATCAGGCGGGTGCTGCGGACATCGTCGTCTTTTTACGTGCCGACATGCTTTACCACGACAAATTTCCGTTTGCGGACTGGGTGTCTATGGTCCAACACAATACGGTAATGGTGCCTTACTGGCAATGGAGTGGAGGGTTGAACGACCGGTTCGCAGTCTGCGGGGCATCGGCATTTGTTCGCTACGGTTCACGTATTAAAAATGCTGAGCGCTATTGCGCAAGCATGAACAAGCCTCTGCACAGTGAACGGTTGCTCATGTTCACCATGATGCGCAGCCCTCTTCAACTTGCAACCATGTCCATGGGGGCCACGCGGGTAAGGAGCGATGGGGGACATGCCAAAGAAAGTTTTTCTCGGGTGAAGTTTGCAAAACGTGTGGATGGTTTTTTGCGTTGCAATTTGTACACCCGCTGCATTGCCTTGAGGAACTACATTGCAACCGTTTTTTCGGGATAGATACCCTTCATAGCGAGAAGCCTAGTTAGTTCGCAGCTATGCCGTACTCGTGCCTCAGGCCTTCTATTGAAGACCTAATGCATACAACCGCGCATATTGCCCCTCTTTGGCCAAAAGTTCCTGGTGTGTTCCCACCTCTACAACGTTCCCCGCGTTGAGAACCGCAATTCGATGGGCATGTTGCACGGTTGACAGGCGGTGGGCTATGACAATCGTAGTACGGTCACGCATCAAACGCTCCAGCGCCTCTTGCACAGATTTTTCAGATTCAGTATCCAAAGCTGAAGTCGCCTCATCCAAAATCAGGATAGGGGCATCTTTGTAGAGTGCCCTAGCGATAGCCAGCCGCTGACGTTGCCCTCCGGACAATTGCATTGCGTTGTGTCCGACCAGAGTCTCTGCCTTGAGAGGGAGGGCCTCTACATAGTCCATCAAGTTGGCAGCAGCAAGGCAAGCTTGCACCTTAGCTAAGTCAAACTCTTGGCCCAGTGCTACATTGGCTGCGATGGTGTCGTTGAGAAGCGCTACGTGCTGGCTGACCAGCGAGAAATGACTACGCAGATTGTGCAGGCTCCATTCACAAAGGGCCACTCCGTCCAGCAGGATATCGCCGGATGATGGTTCAATAAAGCGTGGAAGCAAGTTGGCCAAAGTGGTTTTGCCTGAACCAGAGGATCCCACCAAGGCTACCGTCTCCCCTGGCTGTATGTCCAGAGTGATGGCGTTCAATGCCTTTGCGTCCGAGTCGGTATAGGTGACGCTTACGTTTTTCAATTGGATAAGACCAGCGACTGAGTTTTGTTGGTGCTCGCCTCCGGATTCGTCTGGCGTGTGCTCAATCAAATGAATGCCGCGTTCAATTGCCGCCATGCCGCGTGTTATCTGATTAGCAACTTCAGACAGATGTTTGACGGGGGCTATCAGCATCAACATGGCAGTCACAAAAGCTGCAAAGCTGCCCACCGTCGTGGCATTCGAAGTACTTTGAGTCAGCGCTACCGTAATGACTGCCGCAAGTGCAATAGAAGATAACAACTGGGTTAACGGTGTCATGGCCGCTGACGCCGCCGTGGATTTCATAAAAATTCGGTTTAACGTATTGCCCAACCCTTCAAATCGCTTGAATTGGGAGTCCTGCGCAGCATAGAGGCGGATATCTCGGTGAGCGAGAACATTTTCTTCAATGACATAGGCCATCTGGTCGGTGGCCGTTTGCCCTTGCTTGACGATGCGATAGAGGCGGGCTGTCAGTATTTTCATGACCAGGGTGACGGTCGGAAACAAGCAAGCAATGATAAGAGTGAGTTTCCAATTGAGGTAGAAAAGGTATCCCACCAGTGCCAGTACCGTCATGGAGTCCCTCGCGACAGTCAATGTTGCATGCACCAACAACATCGACCCGTTCTGCACCTCGTATACAAGGGTGTTAGAAAGCGAACTTGCGGATTCATTTCTGAACAAGGACAAATCAGCTTGCAAAACCTTGGTAAACATCTGCTTGCGAATACGCAGAACACCAAGGTTGGCAATTTTGGCTAAGGACATCAGCGCAATGAAGTTGGAAATGCCCCGAACACCGAAAAGTGCGACGATGGTTAGTGGAACGATCCATAACGCAATACTGTTTTGTTGAAATCCATTGTCCAGAAGAGGTTGTAGCAGGGCCGGTATCAAAGGCTCTGTCAGCGAGAGCAGGATAGTAAAGGTTACGGCTGACAACCAGTATTTTCGGGGGGTGCTGAAATAGGGCCACAGTCGAAGCATTCGGGCCATTTGCGAGGGTTGAGTGGCTTCAGTGCTCATGATGATTCTTTGTGTTGCCGTATGCCAGCAGGAGCCCTAATGAAATGCAAAGAAAATCTCCAATCAGATCATCGTAGAGAACTGAGTTAAAAAGGCCGGTGATTACTATGCAGACCACGACCGACTGCATTGCACGTGTCGAAGGCTCTAGAAATCTCCGGGCATCCCACACCAGTGCACCCAATAGTCCAAGCAAGCATGCAAGCCCGGGCATGCCGAGTTCAACCGCCCAAAGCAAATACTCTTGGTGCGGGTTGCTGGAATTGCCTGATCCAAAAACCTGATTTGCATTGGAACCTTCAAAGCTTTTGACTGTCAGCGTCCAACTGCCAGTTCCATGTCCCTGTATTGGTGACGCTGCAATACCTTGCAGCGAACGGTGCCAAGCATTAAGTCTCCAACCAGAGGAAGAGGCAATGTCATGTTTTGCGCCATAGTTCAGGGTTTCAGCTAGGGCACGGTCTACTCCGTTCTGAACTTTCCCAGAAGTGCCGTACAAAAATACACCTAAGACCACAGGCAAGACAATCGCTGTGAAAAGTCTAATTTTGCGTGGTAAAGCCCAGTAGGCTGCCATTGCGATCATGGCAAATACCAGTAGGTAGCCCGTTCGACCAGGCAACAGCACCACGGCATCGCCCAAGAAAAGCACGGCAAGTAAAACGCCTACCCATCGGGGCCAAAGACGCTCATCCTTCAAATGCCATGCCAACGCTCCGGCGACGGCAAACATCAGAGACTGATCTATATAACTCTCGGCAAAGACGACATATTCCGAATGACCAAGTTGTACCCAGGGTGGGGTCAGTCCAAGTGCCATGGATAAAGAGCACAGCAGCACAAACGTTTGGCCTGCCATCCACACCTTGATCAGCGTGCCCGCCATGGACGCATTGCTCACCATGTAGCAGATGAGGACAATCATCAACAGTTTTGCGTGTTTGACAAATGCGGTAAGTGCAAAATCCATGGGCGCAGAAGTCCACAGGAGCCCCAGAGCGAATAGGAGCACCGACAGAATGACGAATCTGGCAGACCACAAGTGACCGAGGTGGTGGGGAATGGAATGGCCCCGCACCAGGGAAAGGGTCAGGCGTCCCCCTCCCGCTAAAAAAAGAGCAACTTTCGCCAGACTCATCCAAGCCATGGGAAGACTTGCAGCCAATGCAACAAATCCGAGAAACCCTGTCATGAGCGATCGCTTGTTTTATTCTCGAATTGAGGGGCTTGCCACGCCTGTCCATTTTGACTTTCGATGGCCTTTACATAGCGATAGAACGTGCCCTCGAAATTTCCCAGCGCAATGACAAAACCCGCCCATCCATCCAGAAAACCCAGCTTGAATAAATAGTGCTTCCAGAAAGCCCACTTGGCGTGCAGCAGTGCAGTCCACATGGAGATTTTTTTGTGTTTGATCTTTTCCGCTCCCAGTGAGGAATAGCGGTTGGCCTTGTGCATGACTTCGGCCATGTTCTTGAATGGGAACTGCCAGATCGCGTTTTGCATGTGCCCCAACGGTTTGTCCGTGAGCAACTCATAGCCCTCATGCACAGGTTTCAGGTCATAACGCATGGCATTTTTGCGAAACAACTGGGGCTGCCGGTAGTTGGGGTACCAGCCGGAATGCTTGATCCAGCGCCCCATGAAGTAGTTACGTCTCGGTGTCCAGTAGACATCCAGCGCATTGCTGTTGCCAACGATGGATTGAATCTCTGCAGCTACTTCAGGCGTGCAGCGCTCATCTGCATCCAGACTAAAGATCCATTCATGTGAGCATGCGGCAATCGCTTGGTTGCGCAATTCACCAAATCCAGTAAAAGCAACTTGCACAACTTTCGCACCGAGCCCGGTCGCGATGTCTGCCGTGCCATCTGTGCTCCATGAGTCCACCACAATCACTTCGTCAGCCCAGCGCACGCTCTCAATGGTGGCGCGTACTTTCTCGGCTTCGTTGTAGGCAATGATGTAGACGGAAATGGGGGTCATCGGTGGTGATACCATCAAAAGGGACACAACACACAGGCTGTGAAGCAAGACTACAGACCGTTGAACTTCTTGTAACAAATCACGTCATGCAGGCCTTGTAGTCTAGTTCAAAATGAAGCATTCCGATCTGATTTCCCTGGTGGTTACCACCTACAACCGCAGTGATGCCCTGCTCGCCGTATTGGGTGGGCTGGCTCAGCAGTCTGATACCGGATTTGAGGTGATCATTGCAGACGACGGATCCACTGTGCTACACCAGCAAGCTGTGTTGAACTCCGAAGTTGCGAAGCGATTGAAAATTGCCCATGTCTGGCATCCCGATGTCGGTTTCACGGCATCCCGTGTGCGCAACCGTGGTGTATCGGTTTCCGGTGGTTCTTACATCGTTTTTCTGGATGGCGATTGTGTTCCGGAGACGGACTTCGTGAGCGAACACCGGCGCCTGAGGCAAGAACGTTGTTTCGTGAATGGCAGCCGTGTCATGCTGTCCTCCGGTTGGACGCAAGAAATTCTGGCCAATGACATCGGTGTACCGGGGCAATCCATCGGTTTTTGGTTGAAACACAGGTTGCAAGGTCACGCCAGCAAATTGACAGGGCTTGTGCGATTGCCTGATTTTGCTGCACGCTGCAACGCGAACTTCTCCTGGAAGGGCATTCGCAGTTGCAATATGGGTGTTTGGCGTTCGGACTTTGTGCGTGTGAATGGCTTTGACGAGTCTTTCGTCGGCTGGGGGCATGAGGATGCCGACTTTGTTTTGCGCCTGCACAACGCAGGAGTGATTCGAAAGAACGGGTTCTGTTCTACAGAGGTTTACCACCTATGGCACCGTGAATCCAGCAGGGCGCAAGAGTCCAGAAATGCAGATCGGGTCCGCGAGCGGCAACACACATTGCAGGTATTGCCTGCAGAAGGTTATAGCGAGAGCGTGGGTGGCAAAGATATGGTTATTACGAGACTGGGATAATCGGAAACAATGAACAAGTTACTTATTGGCTTTTTGATAGGACTCTTCAATTTGAGCGCCTCGGCGCAATTCAGGGTGGAGGTTTCTGGTGTGGGGCTCACCCAGATTCCTATTGCTGTTGCGGCGTTTCGCGGAGATGCGTCTTCACCCCAAAAAATGGGGGGTATTGTCTTGGCCGATCTGGAGCGCAGTGGCCAGTTTCGCGGGATAGATGTCGCTGGTGCCGTACTGGATGAAACAGCACGCCCGGACATCGGCGTCTGGCGGCAAAAAAGCGCAGATGCGCTGGTAACCGGTAGTGTCACCCGCCTGGCGGACGGTCGTTATGACGTGCGTGTGCGCTTGTGGGATGTGGTGCGCAATGTGGACCTGGGCGGAGAGAGCCATGCGGTCGTTGCCGGTGATCTGCGTCTGGCTGCTCACCGTGTGGCCGATTTTGTCTATGAAAAGCTCACAGGTGACAAGGGCATTTTTTCTACGCGTATTGCCTACGTCACGAAGAACGGGTCCAGTTTC belongs to Rhodoferax saidenbachensis and includes:
- the rng gene encoding ribonuclease G, giving the protein MQQDILINWSPQETRVAIVEHGAVQELHVERTLERGLVGNVYLGKVARVLPGMQSAFIDIGLERAAFLHVADVWHPPLEGESLTASRNAQVQIPIEKQIFEGQALMVQVIKDPIGTKGARLSTQISIAGRLLVFLPQDDHIGVSQKIPPAQRDELRNRLQALSGPHGGGFILRTNGEDASDTELGDDIGYLRKAWARIKDASVRLPPQSLLHQDLSLLQRVLRDLVGEGTQTIRVDSREQFDALKAFGAEFMPMAAEKLQHYKGERPIFDLYSIDEEIAKALARRVELKSGGYLIVDQTEALTTVDVNTGGFVGARNFDDTIFKTNLEAAQAIARQLRLRNLGGIIIVDFIDMAREDHRDAVLGEFKKQLARDRVKTMAGTFSQLGLVEMTRKRTRESLAHMLCEPCAACEGKGIVKTARSVTYDIFREILREARQFNPREFRVVASPKVIELFLDEESQHLAGLSEFIGKPVSLQSEAAMGQEQYDIVLL
- a CDS encoding glycosyltransferase family 4 protein, translating into MTERLRIAVLSRNFATTGGGAERYSIALVEELAARHEVHVFAQTIAHDFPGISYHRIPMPLQRPRWINQIYFAWKTWRATRTGFDIVHSHENTWHGNVQTVHVLPIKHNLLVGRAGWRRMLRWMKVMTSPRLLTYLGLEAARYRPRTGLRVVLTSRTLMDVMRVTYPEASPMMHIIAPGVNEIEGRVSPKVQVSARQGLGLPLEGPLFLFVGNDFYKKGLPTLLKAMARLPTQVHLAVVGNSAHMQAMQALSTPLDGRVYFLGSLSEMGEVYRAADVLVHPTQEDTYAMVVLEAMAHGLPVVVSSQKYCGIAAELCDGSEAMLLQDPKDSEELANTLRLILNNPALNQSLSENGWAFAQRQTWASVAKAYERIFKETIPSG
- a CDS encoding polysaccharide deacetylase family protein; the encoded protein is MSGLEPYLRGEKRGKVFGITFDDGYENNLIHALPVLTHFGFSSTCYVVAGMVGQTNRWDAEKGIAQIPLMDAEQLQSWVNAGQEVGSHTVSHAMLATLNAEQQAAEIQQSKVMLESMVQQPGGVRHFCYPYGSLNEASVTAVRTAGYATATTTERGRVVLNGALDVLRLPRVLVSRTTAWPQLVWKCMTAYEDERSSRYAK
- the msbA gene encoding lipid A export permease/ATP-binding protein MsbA is translated as MSTEATQPSQMARMLRLWPYFSTPRKYWLSAVTFTILLSLTEPLIPALLQPLLDNGFQQNSIALWIVPLTIVALFGVRGISNFIALMSLAKIANLGVLRIRKQMFTKVLQADLSLFRNESASSLSNTLVYEVQNGSMLLVHATLTVARDSMTVLALVGYLFYLNWKLTLIIACLFPTVTLVMKILTARLYRIVKQGQTATDQMAYVIEENVLAHRDIRLYAAQDSQFKRFEGLGNTLNRIFMKSTAASAAMTPLTQLLSSIALAAVITVALTQSTSNATTVGSFAAFVTAMLMLIAPVKHLSEVANQITRGMAAIERGIHLIEHTPDESGGEHQQNSVAGLIQLKNVSVTYTDSDAKALNAITLDIQPGETVALVGSSGSGKTTLANLLPRFIEPSSGDILLDGVALCEWSLHNLRSHFSLVSQHVALLNDTIAANVALGQEFDLAKVQACLAAANLMDYVEALPLKAETLVGHNAMQLSGGQRQRLAIARALYKDAPILILDEATSALDTESEKSVQEALERLMRDRTTIVIAHRLSTVQHAHRIAVLNAGNVVEVGTHQELLAKEGQYARLYALGLQ
- a CDS encoding O-antigen ligase family protein, giving the protein MTGFLGFVALAASLPMAWMSLAKVALFLAGGGRLTLSLVRGHSIPHHLGHLWSARFVILSVLLFALGLLWTSAPMDFALTAFVKHAKLLMIVLICYMVSNASMAGTLIKVWMAGQTFVLLCSLSMALGLTPPWVQLGHSEYVVFAESYIDQSLMFAVAGALAWHLKDERLWPRWVGVLLAVLFLGDAVVLLPGRTGYLLVFAMIAMAAYWALPRKIRLFTAIVLPVVLGVFLYGTSGKVQNGVDRALAETLNYGAKHDIASSSGWRLNAWHRSLQGIAASPIQGHGTGSWTLTVKSFEGSNANQVFGSGNSSNPHQEYLLWAVELGMPGLACLLGLLGALVWDARRFLEPSTRAMQSVVVCIVITGLFNSVLYDDLIGDFLCISLGLLLAYGNTKNHHEH
- a CDS encoding glycosyltransferase family 2 protein, producing MTPISVYIIAYNEAEKVRATIESVRWADEVIVVDSWSTDGTADIATGLGAKVVQVAFTGFGELRNQAIAACSHEWIFSLDADERCTPEVAAEIQSIVGNSNALDVYWTPRRNYFMGRWIKHSGWYPNYRQPQLFRKNAMRYDLKPVHEGYELLTDKPLGHMQNAIWQFPFKNMAEVMHKANRYSSLGAEKIKHKKISMWTALLHAKWAFWKHYLFKLGFLDGWAGFVIALGNFEGTFYRYVKAIESQNGQAWQAPQFENKTSDRS
- a CDS encoding glycosyltransferase family 2 protein, encoding MKHSDLISLVVTTYNRSDALLAVLGGLAQQSDTGFEVIIADDGSTVLHQQAVLNSEVAKRLKIAHVWHPDVGFTASRVRNRGVSVSGGSYIVFLDGDCVPETDFVSEHRRLRQERCFVNGSRVMLSSGWTQEILANDIGVPGQSIGFWLKHRLQGHASKLTGLVRLPDFAARCNANFSWKGIRSCNMGVWRSDFVRVNGFDESFVGWGHEDADFVLRLHNAGVIRKNGFCSTEVYHLWHRESSRAQESRNADRVRERQHTLQVLPAEGYSESVGGKDMVITRLG